In a genomic window of Festucalex cinctus isolate MCC-2025b chromosome 11, RoL_Fcin_1.0, whole genome shotgun sequence:
- the fzd5 gene encoding frizzled-5 yields the protein MESMMRFLLVLLIQSGSLQVHAASKEISCEPITVPMCRGIGYNLTYMPNQFNHDTQEEVGLEVHQFWPLVRIRCSPDLLFFLCSMYTPICLPDYRKPLPPCRSVCERAKRGCSPLMSQYGFEWPERMSCERLPRLGGDALCMAQNGSEIATTPPPPPPLFAKPTTKNRFNRANAPAPSERECRCREPLVAIKRESHPLYGRVRTGPLVNCVQPCHQAYFSEDERTFTALWVGLWAALCFASTLTTVATFLLDMQRFKYPERPIIFLATCYLFVSLGYIIRLVAGHERVACAPLADQSHILYDTGGPALCTLVFLLVYFFGMASSIWWVVLSFTWFLAAGMKWGSEAISGYCHYFHLAAWLIPSVKTVLVLALSAVDGDPVAGICYVGNQSLENLRGFVLAPLAVYLFAGSLFLLAGFVSLFRIRGIIKQGGTKTDKLERLMIRIGLFGVLYAVPAAAVVACLVYEQHRRPDWDRALACSCAAERQRVGGGPDYAVFMLKYFMCLVVGITSGVWIWSGKTLETWRRFLLRCCPWWPHKVAAPPPVYAEAAAALTAPVPGIYHKAPSHI from the coding sequence ATGGAGTCGATGATGAGGTTTTTGCTGGTCCTGCTGATCCAGAGTGGGTCCCTGCAGGTCCATGCAGCTTCCAAGGAGATCTCATGCGAGCCAATCACGGTGCCCATGTGCCGGGGCATCGGTTACAACCTGACCTACATGCCCAACCAGTTCAACCACGACACCCAGGAGGAGGTGGGCCTGGAGGTGCACCAGTTCTGGCCCCTGGTCCGGATCCGCTGCTCCCCGGACTTGCTGTTCTTCCTATGCAGCATGTACACGCCCATCTGCCTGCCGGACTACCGCAAGCCTTTGCCGCCGTGCCGCTCGGTTTGCGAGCGCGCCAAACGCGGCTGCTCGCCCCTCATGAGCCAGTACGGCTTCGAGTGGCCCGAGCGGATGAGCTGCGAGCGTCTCCCCCGCCTGGGCGGCGACGCCCTCTGCATGGCCCAGAACGGGAGCGAGATCGCCACCACCCCGCCGCCTCCCCCGCCCCTCTTCGCCAAACCCACGACCAAGAACCGCTTCAACAGAGCGAACGCCCCGGCCCCAAGTGAGCGCGAGTGCCGCTGCCGGGAGCCCCTGGTGGCCATCAAACGGGAGTCGCACCCGTTGTACGGGCGGGTCCGAACGGGCCCGCTCGTCAACTGCGTCCAGCCGTGCCACCAGGCGTACTTCTCCGAGGACGAGCGGACTTTCACCGCCCTGTGGGTGGGGCTGTGGGCGGCGCTCTGCTTCGCGTCCACCCTCACCACGGTGGCCACCTTCCTCCTGGACATGCAGCGGTTCAAGTACCCCGAGCGACCCATCATCTTCCTGGCGACCTGTTACCTCTTCGTGTCGCTGGGGTACATCATCCGGCTGGTGGCGGGGCACGAGCGGGTGGCGTGCGCCCCCCTGGCGGACCAGTCGCACATCCTCTACGACACGGGCGGTCCCGCTTTGTGCACCCTGGTCTTCCTGTTGGTCTACTTCTTCGGGATGGCCAGCTCCATCTGGTGGGTGGTTTTGTCTTTCACGTGGTTCCTGGCCGCGGGTATGAAGTGGGGCAGTGAGGCCATCTCGGGGTACTGCCACTACTTCCACCTGGCCGCCTGGCTCATCCCCAGCGTCAAGACCGTCCTGGTTCTGGCTCTCAGCGCCGTGGACGGGGACCCGGTGGCCGGCATCTGCTACGTGGGCAACCAAAGCCTGGAGAACCTTCGAGGTTTCGTCCTGGCCCCGCTGGCAGTCTACCTGTTCGCCGGCTCGCTCTTCCTCCTCGCCGGTTTCGTGTCGCTCTTCCGCATCCGCGGCATCATCAAGCAGGGCGGCACCAAGACCGACAAACTGGAGCGGCTCATGATCCGGATCGGACTCTTCGGCGTGCTCTACGCGGTGCCCGCCGCGGCGGTGGTGGCCTGCCTGGTCTACGAGCAGCACCGCCGCCCCGACTGGGACCGGGCGCTGGCCTGTTCTTGCGCCGCCGAGCGCCAGCGGGTCGGCGGCGGGCCCGACTACGCCGTCTTCATGCTCAAGTACTTTATGTGCTTGGTGGTGGGCATCACCTCCGGGGTCTGGATATGGTCTGGGAAGACCTTGGAGACCTGGCGCAGGTTCCTGCTGCGATGCTGCCCCTGGTGGCCTCACAAGGTGGCGGCCCCGCCCCCTGTGTACGCAGAGGCCGCGGCagctttgacggcacccgtccCCGGAATTTACCATAAAGCTCCGTCTCATATTTGA